GATTGTCGCGGGGAAAATCCTGAGAGTATCCGTTTATCAGGATCTTTTCGCCATAGTTCCCCCGGATGAATTCCTGAGTTATCTCTTTTGGGCGAAGAACCTTTACTCCGAGTTTTTTCAGAACAGTGATAAAGGCCTGAGTTTCTCCTTCAAGCATTTCGGATTCGCTTTTCCCCGTATCCGGGTGGATCATATCTGCAAAGTTCATTCCGGCCGTTTCCCTGGCATAGGCGGCTTCATCCTCCGGCAGAATCCGGAGAGCGTTTTCAAACCATGGTGCCTTAAGGTCGGGTGTCATTCCGGTAGATAATCCGACGATAACTTCCTGAAGTTTTCCGTATTCGGACTCTACATGGATTTTTGCGTCTTCCATATGACTTTTCCACTTCCCTGGGAATCCGTGTCAGGTCTTCTGAAAAGAGTCACCTTCCGGGGTTCCATTGTCAGTTAGAAGTAGTTTGGACCGGAAGTATTTATAAAACGTGGGGAATATAGGGAGGTTCTCCTGATGAGAATAGATAGATCTCAAAATCAGTCTTCATGTATTGGTGGATATTTCCCGGAAAATGCAGCGAAAATAAAAGAAGATGGGCCCGGGGCGATTCGAACGCCCGATCTCCGCCGTGTGAAGGCGACGTCATAGCCAGCCCCTTTTTCAAATCTGGCGATAAATCAGGGTCGAAGAATTTTTCGACCCCCTCGCGCACACCACGTAATGGTAACGAAGATGGGTTAATCATCTCTGAATACATGGCCGATGCCGATGTGGGCAAACGGTTCCTGGAATACGCCGCAAAGACCCGCACTAAGGACGACAAAACGCGCAGGGGATATCTCAATGGCCTGAGATCTCTGCAGCCCATCAAAATCCCCACGGACCTGTCAGATTACAAGGAGATGTACGGGACGAACATAACGGACCCTCAGAGAAAAGGTTTGCAGAAGTTCTTTAATTTCCTCCGGGACAAGGAACTGAGAACCGAATGGAACGGCTACGATCTTTCACTGTTCTGGGGGAATCTGAAGATTGCAGAAAAGGGAGAGGCCAACATGAGCAGCAGGTTGAAGGATCTCACCTCTGCTGAAGTGCAGGCAGCCCGGGAGGGTTTGCCGGAACCGGTGCAGGTCTACTACTCACTGCTCGCGTACTCCGGTGCCCGGCACAGCCACCTCTACAAAGCACTGGAGCAGAGCCGGTCCATTGAACGTGTGGGAAACGCCATTCGGATCGATGTCAAGGATCTTTCCGGAGGGACCAAAAATGAGGCTTACTTCTACTTCCCTGCGGAGATGGAGAAGGCGCTATCTCAGTACTCACACTCGCACAGCGGGAGCCACCTCCAGAAACTGATCGCTGCGAGCGGGACCGAAGGCCGGCCGGTGAATGTTGCCAGCCTGAGGAAGTGGAATTACAACCTGATGCGGACCGGGGACCCTGTCATCGATGCAACCGCCGCCGATCATATCCAGGGGAGAAGCCCCAAGAGCGTAGGAGATCGACACTATGCCGACCTCGATAAGATCGCCGCCGAGGGTTACAATGCGATTGTGCCGAAACTCCTGCAGGATCTACCTGTGCCTGACTGGATGACGGATTATGCTCCTGCAAGAGCGGGGAAACCGAAGTCGAAAGGCGGACGGGAGAACCTGATCGCTGGGAAGAACAAGAAGGAGATGGATGAGAAAGAACTGGATCGGATGCTTCGGTCTGGAATGTCCCATGCGGAGATCATCAAGCAGTTGCCAGGAGCGAACAAGACGAAGATAGCAGCATATGTCAAAGAACACCCCGAACTGAAGAGAAAATAACTCTCTTCTTTTTTTCCCAGGATGGATTACCCCAACCCCGGGGAGATCGGCCGGCATACACAATCCTCATGGGCGTTTCCCGGCCGATTCCCTCAGAAATGGGTTTTGTACCTGCTTCAAAAAGTATATCCCTTCGAAGGGTAGACTCCATGTACATGCAGACGATAGAAGTGTCCAACACGATTTATAATGAAATCGTCTCGCGCAGAATAGGGAAGGAATCTCTCAGTAAGACTCTTGAACGTGAATTAAAACCTGTCAAAAAATGTGCGAGAACTGCCGAGTTGGAGAGGTTAAGGAGACAGCCGGGATCTGATATATCGGTTGTTGAAAAAAGATTGGCTTCTAAAAGATTGGAAGTTAACACGATTTAAGCCAATTGTGATACTTTTTTTCAGTCATAATCTTTAGAACTGCTGCGTACTGATTCGGCCCAGTCCCTTCAATAACATAAATCACAACATGGTCATGAGGAACATGCAAACGCCAGAATCCCTTACAATTTCCTTTTAACTCGTGTTTATTGCAGGAATTTATATTCACTAACAGATATTCGCCAAGACATTTTTTGATTTTATCAATAATACTCTCCTCAATGGAGAGGTTCTTTTCAAGATACCTCTCCACGTCTCGTTTTATCTCAATCTTTGCCATAGTATCTTCTCTAGAATATCTTTACTCCTCTGATGCCATAGAACATCGTCGGTTTTGCATTCGGAAAAACGCCCTTGAATTCCCACGATGACGATGTGAATTCATCAGACGCGTTCAGCCAGGCAAGCGGGAAGCCCAGCCCACAGCAAAAACACCGAGAAAGCATCGTTTCAGGATCTGCGAGTTCTTCGGGAGTAATGCCATAATTGGAGCACGTTTCAGCGTTAATAATGCTCCCCTCGGGGCCGCCGTTTGTCGTGACGGCGAATAGCCCCGGGTCTGTGAACGAGTCTGAGAACGATTCGTGCCGTACGGAGATCTGTCCGGCCTGCCGGTTAGGATAGATCACCACATCCGGGAGGTGTTCAACTGGCCGATCCGGTTTGGTAGCGATCCGGGCGAGAGACCAATATCTGCCGGTTTCCTCGTCTCTCCACCCATACTGCTGTGGAGGGACGATCCCGACTCCGTTTTTGTTGACGAAAAATTCTTTCGGATCGTCCAAATTGAACCGTTCTCCACAGATATTGAGCGTCCCGGTCCATACCTCCGGGTATTCTGCGGTTTCGAGGGTGGCCCCTCCGAAAAAGGCGAGGAGAGGATAACAAAACCCGACCGGATACCCGTAGATGATGTGATCGGGCGGGTATATACGATCCTCGGAGCCATTACAGCATGGATACAGCATTAGGAAATTCCCGATATAGCCGACTCGTTCAGGATGGCCCTCTTTGGTACAACAGGAAAAACAATTTAGGCCTATCCCATCCCCTCGCCAGGGGAAATATCGCCGGATCTTCTCTGCTACTGTTTCGGCTCCCGGAGGTGCCGCACGTTCACGTACGGAGATGTTGGAGGTACTAGAGTTTGATCCACCGGGGCCTGAAACAGTCAGAGTGACTGTATAGGTTCCCGGCTTCTCGAATATGTGGGCGGGGTTCTTGTCATGACTAATTGGGCTTCCATCGCCGAAATTCCACGTAAATGGGTGCTCCTCAGCCATGCCCTATCGCCGTCCCTGTTTAGGCAGAAGGCCAGAGGTCGCCGGTACTGTTGTTGGTGAACGTGACCGTGAGCGGGGCTATGCCGCTTGTCTTGTCTGCGGTGAATCCAGCGACCGGCGCGGGGTGGCCAACGGTGATCGCTACCTCTTTGCTGTTGCTTCCGCCGGGGCCGGTAACGGTCAGTTTCGCGGTATAGTTCCCTGCGGCGGCGTAGGTGTGCGCGGGACTGGTCTCGGTCGAGGTCTCGCCGTCGCCAAATGCCCATGACCGGGACGTGATGTTTCCGGTCGAGGCGTCGGCGAACGTGACGGTCAGCGGGTAGTTTCCGCTTGTCTTGTCGGGCGTGAACCCGGCGACCGGCGCGGGCCATGTGGCGGTGATCGTGGTCGTCTTTTCGGTGCTTCCTCCGGGACCGGCGGCGGTCAGGGTGACCGTATAGGTGCCGGGGGTCTCAAAAATGTGAGTCGGATTCTCATCATGACTTACGGCCGAACCATCGCCGAAGTCCCACGTATACGCGTAATTCGTCATTTTCTTTCACCTTATATCAATTCAATAAATTTCTCCAGTGCTTTTGTTCGTTAGTGTTACAGTAAGCGGGGCTTTTCCGCTTGTCGGGTTGGCGGTGAAGTTTGCGACCGGTGCGGGGGTTGGGGCCGTGCCAGGCGACGCGAAGATCCCGCCGATCTGGGACGTGGTCCGGGTGCTCCCACCGGGCGGATACCAGAATGCGACCTCTAACTTCAGGGTCGTAAACGTCCGATTTTTCAGTTCGATCAGGCCGTCCGCGTTGAGGGGATAGGCCGGGTGGGGGAGAGCCGATCCCGTGCGGGCCTGGGAGAGGTCCAGGGCGATCTCATCATCCAGGTAGAGCCGCCAGGTGGATTGAATGTGGTTCGGGTTGGGATATTCGGTGCTCGGTTTCCAGGCGATCAGGATATCGGCGGGGGTCGAGGGTTGGGAGTTCGTCGCCGTGACCTCGTAGGTAAATTTCTCCTCCTCGTTAAGGGGTAGTCCCTGGGTCATCCAGCATGGGATCGGTATCCAGTCGGCGAGGTCTGCGGCGGGGGCGTCCCGGATTTGGCCGCTGTTCGGGTCGGCTAACGCATACCCACAGGTCATCTCGATATCTTCCTGTTCGGGCTGTTGGACGTACCCGGCACGCGTGGCCTTGACGCTACTTGTAGGGCTGTAGGGGTCTAAATTGAACTGCAATAGGTTGGCCATACCACTCACGCGAAAACCATCCGGCAGGACCACCTGCACGGTGCCGACCCGACATTCTGGACTTTCAGGGTGATGGTGTTGATCGTGTACCCGGTCGGCAGTTCGATCGTTCCCGCTTCGTCGGTGAACCACATGACGGTGGTGTTATCGTTCCGGATCTCCAGGAAACAATCTGCCGGCACCGACACACAGAGGTAGCGTAACCTCCGGTTGATCGTCACCGTTTTTTCGTAGGTCGCGCCGGCCTCCAGTGTGATTTCATCCGTCGAAGGCGGGTACTGGAGGATTCTATCTTCCGTGCTACCTTTCCCCAGGGCTGAAAGGATATACGTCAGAAGTGCTTTCACTTCCTTCATTTCCGCACAGAACGTATACGGTTCCATCATCTCCCCCTCCTCATCAGAACGTAGCAGACGACGGCACCCACCAGGATACCGATCAGGTACTTTCGGTACCGGTACAGCATGCACTTTATGCCGCCTTCACCGTTCAGGATACTTTCACATTCCAGACATCCCGAGAAATCGACCATCTTACAGACCTCCGGGTTCCACGCTCTTCTGATGAACCGGGCATCGTGCAAACTCCATTTTGATCTGCGAGATCTCCGTTTTCATCTGCCAGAGCAGCGCGAAGTTCGCCGTAAACCCGGCAAAAAGGGCAATGTAGATTCCTAAAAGTTCGTACATCCCTTTTCACCTCATGAAGTCCTTGATCCGCGGGAGGAACGCGATCACCACAACTGCCACTATCCCGAGGAGCAGGAGCCAGCCGCCGATCTTCGAAGCGTTTTTCTCGGTGGTTCCCATTGCGGAATCAACGCTGGCACCCATAGCCGCCAGGCCGACCGCACCGCCGACCCCTGCCACTGCCGGGATCGCTCCCCACTTACCGATGTTGAGTATCGCCGCCCGGGTGTTCACCCCGGTATCAACTACTGCCGATTCGATCTTCGCGACGTCTGCGATCTCTTTCAGTTTCTTTGCCTCCGAAAGTGTCGCATCCCCTGCTATGGATGCAATCCTCTTCAGAAGCGCTGCCTGTCCGCTCATGCCTTCGCTCCTTCACTGGATTTTTTCGTTGTTTTTCCGCTGCCTTTCCGGTAGACGAAGAAGTAGTAGACTCCAGCCACAATTGCCAGAACGGCCACGATGATCAGCGGAATGGATAACCCCTGCTCTTGTGCCTCCTTCGCGATGTCCCCGAGTATCGGGACATCTGAGATCGTGTCGAGTGCCCCGCTTGCGGCTTCATCAGCCCCGCCAAAGAGCGAATCATACCACGCCTGCCAGTCGAAATCATCCCCGGACGTGCCCCCCCCACCGGGCGCGTAGGGGTTCTCCTGCCCCCCTGTCGGGGTCGTATCTTTCGGCGCGTCGTCCGGTGCTGCCTGCGGTGTGGTGCCGTCGCCACTCAGGATCTTTGAAATTGCCAGGGCCGACCCCCCCAACAGGGTCGTCCCCAACACGGTTTTGCTGGTGAGAGTTTGCGCTATCTGACTCGTTACTTTTGTTTTTGACGCTGCTGTCGCTGCTTCTACTGCCGCATTTGCCTCTTTCTGTGCCGCGGCTGCTGCTTCGATCACCCTTGCCTGCCGAGCCGTTACTTTCCCGGTGTTTCTTACAGTCTCCGCCACCGTTTCGGCCGCCCGTGCAGCATTTGCCGCGTTTTTTGCTGCGGTTTCCGCCGCGTTTTTTGCCACTTTCGCCGGAGTCCCGGCCCGGGTAACCGTTTTCAGAACGCCGGACCCGATCCGGGTAAGAGCGCTGAATATTCCTGCCATTATTAGATCACCTTGCTTGTGCCGTACGCGGCTGCTCCCAGTGCTCCGGTTTTAATCGCCGTTTTCAGTGCTTTTCCTGCGAAGTATCCCGTTCCGCCCGTGAAGGCACCGAAAGCCAGCAACGCCGCATCCATACCCCCGTCCAGCAGTTCGTCCTGTGTGATTTCTCCTGCCCGGCCAGACAGGATCTTGTTGCCGACCTGCATCAGTCCCAGGGGTGCAACAACATCGACCGCCACTGCCGGGATACCTGCCGCCGCAGTTTTTGCGTAGTCCCCGCGTTCCGCGCTTTCAAATGCAGTATCATACAGGCTGCTCTTCGCCCGGTAGAACTCATCGTAGCCGCCGGATGCAGCCGCCAGCGATCCGCCCAGGATACCGTACGAGTACGTTGTGCCTTTGCTCTGGCTTGCCGGGCTGCTGCTCACTTTCTCTTCCGATCCGCTGCCGCCGCTCAGGAAACTCCCGATAGCGCCCATAATGCCGGATAAGACGTCCCCGCTGTCGCTGCCGCGGCTTTCCGGTGCCGCATTCGCAGACTGCCGGTACAGGATCTTCGTCGTGCTGTCCGTCTGGCCGGGCATGACCTTCGTATGTGCATAGTCGTACATCCCGCCGTCTGGATTGCCGTACCTCTTCAGCCAGGCTTTTGCAGCCCCGTCTCCCTTGTCCGCCCGCGCCTGCATCATCGCCTGATTCTTCGCCTGATACGCTGCCGTCGCTGCCGCTTTCTCATCGGGCGTCTGTGCGTATGCTGCCCCGGCGGAACCGGACGAAACGATCTGACCGTTTGCGGACCGAATTTCATATCCACCATCGGTATAGATCGTCTTGTACAGCGTGTTTCCAGCGTTCCCGACTCCCAGGGTGTTTGCAATCACCTGCCGTTCGGTTACCCCCGGCGACTCTGCCATGAATCCTGCCGCAGCCTCGACGCTCCCGGTCTCCGGGTCCCAGGCGCTGGATATCCTCTTCAGGACAGCCGAATAACTGAAGTCTGGGAGGGTCGTGAGCGTGCTCGTTGTCGTCGTGCCGCCGCCCGTCGACGAGGATACCGCCGACGATTTCAGGCCCGAAACAGCATTGAGGGCTATGGATGCCGGGAGCAGTACCGGATTCGTTTTTATCCCGCGCAGTATCGCGTTTTTCGCGGTTTCATTCTGAGAAGAGAGGACAGCCGCACCGGCTGCCGCTGCACCCGTCGCGGCTGCTGCGGTTTTAACAAGAGGGTTTGAAGCAGCGGACTTTGCCGCTGCTTTTGCCGCTGTTGCCGTGGTCCTTGCTGCGGTTGCTGCCGAACCGCTCACGGTCCTTGCCGCCGTGCGTGCAGCACCGGATAGTGTCCGTGATGCGGAGGAGGCCGTGCTGGAAATGGCTCTGGATGCGCTGCGCGTTACGGAGGAAGATGCACGTGAGATGGCCTTAGAGGCGCCGGACAGTACCGACCCTATTGCGCTGAACAATCCTGCCATCCATCAGCCCACCTTAAACGAACGACCCGCCGATGTTTACGATCCCGGTCTTCGTATAGGTGGCCGTATCGACCATCCGTTCAAACGAGACGTACCGGAGCGTGGTCTGTGCGGGGGATTTCACTCCGACCTGCCGGTCGCCCTTGTTGTACGTCCAGGCCGGAACACCCAGGCCGTTGTCGTACCACTGGACGCCGTACTCGAGCGTCACCATGCCCGCCGGCATCGCGGTCTTGTACTTCCGCTCGTCGATGGCTCGCATCGTGCGCCAGTTGATCTTGATCAGTTCCGACCTGTCCGGCACGGTCTGCAGGATACCCACCTGCTGCGGTGCC
This window of the Methanofollis ethanolicus genome carries:
- a CDS encoding integrase, whose amino-acid sequence is MADADVGKRFLEYAAKTRTKDDKTRRGYLNGLRSLQPIKIPTDLSDYKEMYGTNITDPQRKGLQKFFNFLRDKELRTEWNGYDLSLFWGNLKIAEKGEANMSSRLKDLTSAEVQAAREGLPEPVQVYYSLLAYSGARHSHLYKALEQSRSIERVGNAIRIDVKDLSGGTKNEAYFYFPAEMEKALSQYSHSHSGSHLQKLIAASGTEGRPVNVASLRKWNYNLMRTGDPVIDATAADHIQGRSPKSVGDRHYADLDKIAAEGYNAIVPKLLQDLPVPDWMTDYAPARAGKPKSKGGRENLIAGKNKKEMDEKELDRMLRSGMSHAEIIKQLPGANKTKIAAYVKEHPELKRK
- a CDS encoding PKD domain-containing protein: MAEEHPFTWNFGDGSPISHDKNPAHIFEKPGTYTVTLTVSGPGGSNSSTSNISVRERAAPPGAETVAEKIRRYFPWRGDGIGLNCFSCCTKEGHPERVGYIGNFLMLYPCCNGSEDRIYPPDHIIYGYPVGFCYPLLAFFGGATLETAEYPEVWTGTLNICGERFNLDDPKEFFVNKNGVGIVPPQQYGWRDEETGRYWSLARIATKPDRPVEHLPDVVIYPNRQAGQISVRHESFSDSFTDPGLFAVTTNGGPEGSIINAETCSNYGITPEELADPETMLSRCFCCGLGFPLAWLNASDEFTSSSWEFKGVFPNAKPTMFYGIRGVKIF
- a CDS encoding type II toxin-antitoxin system mRNA interferase toxin, RelE/StbE family, with protein sequence MAKIEIKRDVERYLEKNLSIEESIIDKIKKCLGEYLLVNINSCNKHELKGNCKGFWRLHVPHDHVVIYVIEGTGPNQYAAVLKIMTEKKYHNWLKSC
- a CDS encoding PKD domain-containing protein, which gives rise to MTNYAYTWDFGDGSAVSHDENPTHIFETPGTYTVTLTAAGPGGSTEKTTTITATWPAPVAGFTPDKTSGNYPLTVTFADASTGNITSRSWAFGDGETSTETSPAHTYAAAGNYTAKLTVTGPGGSNSKEVAITVGHPAPVAGFTADKTSGIAPLTVTFTNNSTGDLWPSA